A region from the Kiritimatiellia bacterium genome encodes:
- a CDS encoding PfkB family carbohydrate kinase — protein sequence MALTIRRAEELVARFPRLRIAVVGDLMLDRYIEGEVERISPEAPVPVVRVRAERAVPGGASNVAANLRAMGARAVLCGRVGTDAAGQELLRQLQAAGIETDGVCAESDTLTTVKTRVLAERQQVCRVDHERLLEWDRRRLAEACARVSRSVRAADGLIVEDYGKGYVVQAVVDAALREAGARRIPAGLDPKENRELRVRGFTVATPNRREAFAAVGLRDPGAAAVPLEDRPLLAAARALRRRWAPDHLLVTLGPQGMLLLASGRPVHIPTRAIEVYDVSGAGDTVIAVDVLALAAGAQPAEAAELANYAAGVVVAKLGTATCTPAELLRHMRECGAPEG from the coding sequence ATGGCATTGACGATTCGGCGGGCGGAGGAACTGGTGGCCAGGTTCCCGCGGCTGCGCATCGCGGTGGTCGGCGATCTGATGTTGGACCGCTACATCGAGGGCGAGGTGGAGCGTATATCGCCCGAGGCGCCGGTGCCGGTTGTACGGGTGCGGGCGGAGCGAGCGGTGCCGGGCGGTGCCAGCAACGTTGCGGCGAACCTGCGTGCGATGGGCGCGCGCGCGGTGCTCTGCGGCCGAGTGGGCACGGACGCGGCGGGGCAGGAGCTATTGCGCCAGCTGCAGGCGGCGGGCATTGAGACCGACGGCGTGTGCGCGGAGTCGGACACGCTGACCACTGTGAAGACGCGAGTGCTGGCGGAGCGCCAGCAGGTGTGCCGGGTGGACCACGAGCGCCTGCTGGAGTGGGATCGGCGACGCCTTGCGGAAGCGTGCGCGAGGGTGAGCCGGAGTGTTCGGGCGGCGGACGGGCTCATCGTGGAGGACTACGGCAAGGGATACGTGGTGCAGGCGGTGGTGGACGCAGCGCTGCGGGAGGCTGGTGCGCGGCGCATTCCGGCGGGGCTGGACCCCAAAGAAAATCGCGAGCTGCGGGTGCGCGGCTTCACGGTCGCGACGCCGAACCGCCGGGAGGCGTTTGCGGCGGTGGGGCTGCGCGATCCGGGCGCCGCGGCGGTTCCGCTGGAGGACCGCCCGCTGCTGGCGGCGGCCAGAGCGCTGCGCCGCCGCTGGGCGCCGGATCACCTACTGGTGACGCTCGGACCGCAGGGCATGCTGTTGCTGGCGTCCGGCCGACCGGTGCACATACCCACGCGTGCGATCGAAGTGTACGACGTCAGCGGCGCGGGCGACACGGTGATCGCGGTGGACGTGCTGGCGCTGGCGGCGGGTGCGCAGCCGGCCGAGGCGGCGGAACTGGCGAACTACGCGGCGGGCGTGGTGGTGGCGAAACTGGGGACGGCCACCTGCACACCGGCGGAGTTGCTCCGGCACATGCGCGAGTGCGGCGCGCCGGAGGGATGA
- the holA gene encoding DNA polymerase III subunit delta — translation MSGRRDGRAAGAGPSVVLLFGDGYRVEQAARRWMAAWCPPDSRIWAAEEVSLESDAEDQIVSALRAVLLALETAPMFGEGKAVWFRAGSALQSARLGRGGAQPWLQKLVTRIRGGLPAGHRLLITGSGIDRRSALFRAVHECGEVGDYALSEKAWERERELRRLVEEVAAQKGIRMEPEAVELFLDRIGADGHIVHGEIEKLALYLGERRSATAADVREITSVTREVEGWDLADWVGARRPAAAFAALRRLLDQRAEPIQLIGGLEGRLRELTILRMALDRGWLRRTDRSVVWTDSPEANATLAALGEWDPRQMHSFRLGRLVEQAENFSAAELASAGEAVTRARERMVGGFPSPELLLELLVLRISRPPRR, via the coding sequence GTGAGCGGACGGCGAGATGGCCGCGCAGCCGGTGCCGGGCCTTCGGTGGTGTTGTTGTTTGGCGACGGATATCGCGTGGAGCAGGCGGCCCGTCGCTGGATGGCGGCATGGTGCCCGCCGGATTCGCGAATTTGGGCGGCGGAGGAGGTTTCGCTCGAGAGCGATGCGGAGGATCAGATTGTTTCGGCGCTGCGCGCAGTGCTGCTGGCGCTCGAAACCGCACCGATGTTTGGCGAGGGCAAAGCGGTATGGTTCCGGGCGGGCTCCGCGCTGCAATCGGCGCGGCTGGGGCGTGGCGGGGCGCAACCGTGGCTGCAGAAGCTGGTCACGCGCATCCGCGGCGGCTTACCGGCGGGCCATCGTCTGTTGATCACCGGCTCGGGGATCGACCGGCGCAGCGCGCTGTTTCGGGCGGTTCACGAATGCGGAGAGGTGGGCGACTATGCGCTCTCGGAGAAGGCTTGGGAACGGGAGCGCGAGCTTCGGCGCCTGGTGGAGGAGGTGGCGGCGCAGAAGGGCATCCGCATGGAGCCCGAGGCGGTGGAGCTCTTTCTGGATCGGATCGGCGCGGATGGGCACATCGTTCACGGTGAGATCGAGAAGCTGGCGCTGTACCTCGGCGAGAGGCGCAGCGCGACGGCAGCGGACGTGCGCGAAATCACGTCGGTGACGCGCGAAGTGGAGGGCTGGGATCTGGCCGACTGGGTGGGGGCCCGACGGCCGGCGGCGGCGTTCGCGGCGCTGCGGCGGTTGTTGGATCAGCGTGCAGAGCCGATCCAGCTGATCGGCGGGCTTGAGGGGCGGCTGCGCGAGCTGACCATTTTGCGCATGGCGTTGGATCGCGGATGGTTGCGCCGGACGGATCGTTCGGTGGTGTGGACCGACTCGCCGGAGGCGAACGCGACGCTGGCGGCGCTCGGTGAGTGGGACCCGCGGCAGATGCATTCGTTCCGACTGGGCCGTCTGGTGGAGCAGGCGGAGAACTTCAGCGCGGCGGAGCTCGCGTCGGCGGGTGAGGCAGTGACGAGGGCGCGAGAGCGGATGGTGGGGGGATTTCCGTCGCCGGAGTTGCTGCTGGAACTGCTGGTGTTGCGGATCTCCCGTCCACCGCGGAGGTGA
- a CDS encoding DUF4340 domain-containing protein produces the protein MSRPGAIANPVLAGLALILGALWWWSVRSDRIAVRDSTERLRMARFNPDEIREVVLERPSVRTRVARDGTIWRLLEPVEAPADAVEVGRLLETLADVVSGTPIPAEELREAPPVEMGFDPPAARIALVRPGGDLTFECGQALPGGRLYVRLSPPNVFFAVNTNVLAAIPPSADALRDRTLFPGVSDIRQIRLRRPGGRIHLSRADDGQWRIMEPIQARADRQAAQRLVEALLTARVREFVRDEVALGDPYGLDESAIEVLVDAGPGVESRSLRIGRRSDTDPAGVYAQRGGSRAVVTVSAEIAWMCAASLDDLRDRRLVPIAPEDIAGWSLERGNRRLHLVTTNGGWTILEPTPAPADDARVRAFIREWLGTRIESFPSNPALPAPAVRLCWYRTAAGESAAVTGMPAAVTLLVAETPLEWTPVAVIEGGSTNIVMIRTKPPGALAPDPLRFRTRVLLSLPRERIAGFVLRRGNVEQRVTISTNGVLTERGDPVPVATVLPKLRALDLLQAVNLVTDSPAELISYGLDPPAASLTVLDRADSGGSVTLLFGRSGPEGTFVRIQGRDLVALLDPATAGALQADLVPTPTPPPGAAPGP, from the coding sequence AATCCGAGAGGTGGTCCTCGAGCGGCCGTCCGTCCGCACCCGCGTTGCTCGCGACGGGACGATCTGGCGGTTGCTCGAACCCGTCGAGGCGCCCGCGGACGCGGTCGAGGTCGGCCGGTTGCTGGAGACGCTCGCGGACGTGGTCAGCGGCACGCCCATTCCCGCGGAGGAGCTGCGCGAAGCCCCTCCCGTCGAGATGGGTTTTGACCCGCCCGCCGCCCGTATCGCCCTCGTCCGCCCGGGAGGCGATCTGACCTTTGAGTGCGGACAGGCGCTACCCGGCGGCCGCCTGTATGTGCGCCTTTCACCGCCCAACGTATTCTTCGCCGTCAACACAAACGTGCTCGCCGCGATTCCGCCGTCGGCCGATGCGCTGCGCGACCGCACGCTCTTCCCCGGCGTATCCGACATCCGCCAGATCCGTCTGCGGCGTCCCGGCGGCCGCATCCACCTCAGCAGAGCCGACGATGGCCAGTGGCGAATCATGGAGCCGATTCAAGCCCGCGCCGACCGGCAGGCCGCGCAGCGGCTGGTGGAGGCGTTGCTCACCGCTCGCGTACGTGAGTTCGTGCGGGACGAAGTTGCGCTCGGCGACCCGTACGGGCTGGACGAATCGGCCATCGAGGTGCTCGTGGATGCCGGCCCCGGCGTGGAGAGCCGCTCGCTGCGCATCGGTCGGCGCTCCGACACCGATCCCGCCGGCGTCTACGCCCAGCGCGGCGGCTCCCGCGCGGTCGTCACTGTATCCGCGGAAATCGCCTGGATGTGCGCCGCATCGCTGGACGACCTCCGCGACCGCCGACTGGTGCCGATCGCGCCGGAAGACATCGCAGGCTGGTCCCTGGAACGCGGTAACCGCCGGCTCCACCTCGTGACCACTAACGGCGGATGGACGATCCTTGAGCCGACACCCGCGCCGGCCGACGACGCGCGCGTCCGCGCGTTCATCCGCGAATGGCTCGGCACCCGCATCGAAAGCTTTCCCTCCAACCCGGCGCTCCCCGCACCCGCCGTCCGGCTGTGCTGGTACCGCACCGCCGCCGGGGAGTCCGCAGCGGTCACCGGCATGCCCGCCGCTGTCACGCTGCTGGTCGCGGAAACACCCCTCGAGTGGACGCCCGTTGCCGTCATTGAGGGCGGCTCGACCAACATCGTGATGATCCGCACCAAACCCCCCGGCGCGCTCGCGCCCGATCCGCTCCGTTTCCGCACCCGCGTTCTGCTCTCTCTACCGCGCGAACGGATCGCCGGTTTCGTGCTCCGCCGCGGCAACGTGGAGCAGCGCGTGACGATCTCGACCAACGGCGTGCTCACCGAGCGCGGAGATCCGGTGCCGGTGGCGACCGTGCTGCCCAAACTGCGCGCTCTGGACCTCCTGCAGGCCGTGAACCTTGTCACTGATTCACCCGCAGAACTGATCAGCTACGGACTCGATCCACCCGCCGCGTCGCTGACGGTACTCGATCGCGCCGACTCGGGCGGATCGGTCACCCTGCTATTCGGACGCAGCGGCCCCGAAGGCACGTTCGTCCGAATACAGGGCCGCGACCTCGTGGCGCTTTTGGACCCGGCGACGGCGGGGGCTCTGCAGGCGGATCTGGTTCCGACGCCCACGCCTCCGCCCGGAGCCGCCCCTGGCCCGTGA
- a CDS encoding type II and III secretion system protein has protein sequence MTTTGLTLCAWLAAGTVFAQTTGRLFRVHEIGFADPDAIAEAARAALSEGSRLVVDAPRRRLLVFATESEHSQIADLARAAAAPPPMVRIDVRRRAVGQTSELDAGAAVGGTVVIAPSGSSADISVRPRAEWRASDTSEHLVQTLTVLSGRSASLQIGEEVPYLEWFQQCALGWGLTAAAVRWRAVGASLSIEPTVLGQGEHRQIMIRLVPELSGVSEHGPLRWRFERVATELIVAPGQTVRFGGTSTHADFYDRFLVGIRRGGRHHKIEFELTPTVVDTLPPGGAVGAQGATGR, from the coding sequence ATGACCACGACCGGCCTGACCCTCTGCGCATGGCTCGCCGCAGGGACGGTGTTCGCACAGACCACCGGCCGCCTGTTCCGCGTACACGAGATCGGTTTTGCGGACCCCGACGCGATCGCGGAGGCCGCCCGGGCAGCGCTCTCCGAGGGCAGCCGTCTGGTCGTGGACGCGCCGCGCCGGCGGTTGCTGGTGTTTGCGACCGAATCCGAACATTCGCAAATTGCCGACCTCGCCCGCGCCGCCGCCGCCCCTCCACCGATGGTGCGCATTGACGTCCGCCGGCGCGCAGTCGGGCAGACCAGCGAACTCGACGCCGGCGCAGCCGTCGGCGGCACGGTGGTGATCGCTCCAAGCGGCTCCTCAGCCGACATTTCGGTGCGCCCCCGCGCGGAATGGCGTGCGAGCGACACCTCCGAACATCTCGTGCAGACGCTCACGGTGCTCAGTGGCCGCTCCGCATCGCTCCAGATCGGCGAGGAGGTTCCCTACCTGGAATGGTTTCAACAGTGCGCGCTCGGCTGGGGCCTCACCGCGGCGGCCGTGCGCTGGCGCGCGGTCGGGGCCTCGCTTTCGATCGAGCCAACCGTGCTCGGCCAGGGCGAACATCGCCAGATCATGATCCGGTTGGTACCGGAGCTTTCGGGCGTCTCCGAGCACGGCCCGCTCCGCTGGCGGTTCGAACGTGTCGCGACGGAGCTCATCGTTGCGCCGGGGCAGACCGTCCGATTCGGCGGCACTTCCACTCACGCCGACTTCTACGACCGCTTCCTGGTTGGCATCCGGCGCGGTGGCCGTCATCATAAGATTGAGTTCGAGCTGACGCCGACCGTGGTGGACACGCTCCCGCCGGGGGGCGCTGTCGGCGCGCAGGGAGCCACGGGACGATGA
- the kdsB gene encoding 3-deoxy-manno-octulosonate cytidylyltransferase: MGEVLGVIPARWASSRFPGKALHPIAGRPLLARVLDRVRCARRLNGILVATDDERIARLAMECGVEAVMTSPSHPSGTDRIAEAVRDRAADVVVNIQGDEPLVDPQLVDAVAGAIGAHEGWEMATAAAPIEDLADLTNPSVVKVVFAEDSRALYFSRAPIPYDRDGVAAAEPAPVWWRHIGLYAYRRDFLERLVAEPPCQLERLERLEQLRALHLGARIRVVRAAAAGVGVDTPEDVARAEAALRAMGGA, encoded by the coding sequence ATGGGGGAGGTCCTCGGGGTGATCCCTGCGCGATGGGCGTCCAGCCGGTTTCCGGGCAAGGCGCTGCATCCGATCGCGGGCCGTCCTCTGCTCGCTCGTGTGTTGGACCGCGTGCGGTGCGCTCGCCGACTGAACGGGATTCTCGTCGCGACGGATGATGAGCGGATCGCGCGGCTGGCGATGGAGTGCGGGGTGGAGGCGGTGATGACGTCGCCATCGCACCCCTCGGGTACCGATCGCATTGCGGAGGCGGTGCGGGACCGTGCCGCGGATGTGGTGGTGAACATCCAAGGCGACGAGCCGCTGGTGGATCCGCAGCTGGTGGACGCGGTGGCCGGCGCGATCGGCGCGCACGAGGGGTGGGAGATGGCGACCGCGGCCGCGCCGATTGAGGACCTCGCCGATCTTACGAATCCGTCCGTCGTGAAAGTGGTGTTCGCGGAAGACAGTCGGGCACTGTATTTTTCGCGCGCGCCGATCCCGTACGATCGGGACGGCGTTGCGGCGGCAGAGCCAGCGCCGGTGTGGTGGCGGCACATCGGGCTGTATGCGTACCGGCGCGACTTTCTCGAGCGGCTGGTCGCGGAGCCGCCCTGTCAACTGGAGCGGCTGGAGCGGTTGGAACAGCTGCGGGCGCTGCATCTCGGAGCCCGGATTCGGGTGGTCAGGGCCGCGGCGGCGGGCGTTGGTGTGGACACTCCGGAGGACGTCGCGCGGGCGGAGGCGGCGCTGCGAGCGATGGGAGGGGCGTGA
- a CDS encoding DUF3108 domain-containing protein produces the protein MKRRVRMCLAVGLALAVVRDVHAWPPKVPLPVETPPESPAQPPPAEVPAMWFPVGEQLRYGLYWGLLPVGTAVAWSEWVNEGGRWQIALRLRTRSSAVLDAIYPVDDFLESRVDPLSFLPIRFVKKINEGANRYDEVTEFDYAAGVAKWRSLLRGREKELPIDPTIRDIPSLLYWFRRERIGLGDDRAWRVMADNKIYTVLPRPVAEEVIAVSGFGRVRCIRYEPAAEFNGLFVRKGKVWLWVSDDERRVAMRIDAEVPVARVRAVLNEIRQPVRSPRVARQ, from the coding sequence GTGAAGCGACGCGTGCGCATGTGTCTGGCGGTGGGGCTGGCGCTGGCAGTTGTGCGCGATGTGCACGCGTGGCCGCCGAAGGTGCCACTGCCGGTGGAGACACCTCCGGAGTCACCGGCGCAGCCACCGCCGGCCGAGGTGCCGGCGATGTGGTTTCCGGTGGGTGAGCAGTTGCGCTACGGGCTGTACTGGGGGCTGCTGCCGGTGGGGACCGCGGTGGCCTGGTCCGAGTGGGTGAACGAGGGGGGGCGTTGGCAGATTGCGCTGCGGCTGCGGACGCGGTCGAGTGCGGTGCTGGATGCGATCTACCCGGTGGACGATTTCCTCGAGAGCCGTGTGGACCCGTTGAGCTTTCTGCCGATTCGGTTTGTGAAGAAGATCAACGAAGGGGCGAACCGCTACGATGAAGTGACGGAGTTTGACTACGCGGCGGGCGTAGCGAAATGGCGCTCGCTGCTGCGCGGCCGGGAGAAAGAACTGCCCATTGATCCAACCATCCGTGATATTCCCTCGCTGCTGTACTGGTTTCGGCGGGAGCGGATCGGCCTGGGCGACGACCGCGCGTGGCGGGTGATGGCGGACAATAAGATCTACACGGTGCTGCCGCGTCCGGTCGCGGAGGAAGTGATCGCGGTGAGCGGGTTTGGCCGGGTGCGATGCATTCGCTATGAGCCGGCGGCGGAGTTCAACGGTCTGTTTGTGCGGAAGGGGAAAGTGTGGTTGTGGGTGTCGGACGATGAGCGGCGCGTGGCGATGAGGATCGACGCGGAAGTGCCGGTTGCGCGGGTCCGAGCGGTGTTGAACGAGATTCGGCAGCCGGTCCGGTCGCCGCGGGTGGCGCGGCAGTAG
- the murJ gene encoding murein biosynthesis integral membrane protein MurJ has protein sequence MDEKRLIRSAGLVSALTSISRVLGFVRDVLLAGALGTSAAMSAFVIAYRLPNLFRALFGEGALSAAFIPVFVESRQRGGDAEAWRLARSVFTLLAVVLSTLVGLGMLISTIALSRPALDEAHRLTWSLFRIMVPYLLFICMAAVSMGALNAFDRFAVPAATPWVLNLVEIATLLWICPRLGPRPEQQVYGVAWSVVVAGVLQWGIQVPQLLQLGADLRPGLDRRDPRLLRVLALMAPAAIGRAVSQFNVFFATMLAAAIGRWAAAALYFSERLIYLPQGVFATALGTVLLPHFSRHGARHDLDGLRRAVSDAIRLILFGMLPAATGLFVLAEPIVRMSFEWRQFDAHSTLLTVRCLRVYCFGLVFFGLGKVVVPAFYGMQDTRTPVRVGVFAVMMNLLMSLTFRATWPAEWRHAGLAFSVVASEALNVLVLAAILERRIGAADWLAIGRSVARIIAACAVLAGAAVAANAAVSGQLARAAAPAKLAQVGGVLAALAAGAGAYVGMARALRMPEWRDMIAAFRSRRATPIAEI, from the coding sequence ATGGACGAGAAACGCCTCATCCGTTCCGCCGGTCTGGTCAGCGCGCTCACCTCGATCAGCCGCGTGCTCGGCTTCGTCCGCGACGTGTTGCTGGCGGGCGCGCTGGGCACCTCCGCGGCGATGTCGGCGTTCGTGATCGCCTACCGCTTGCCCAACCTCTTTCGGGCGCTGTTCGGCGAGGGCGCGCTGTCCGCCGCCTTCATTCCGGTGTTTGTCGAGAGCCGGCAGCGCGGCGGCGACGCCGAGGCGTGGCGGCTGGCTCGGTCCGTCTTCACGCTGCTGGCGGTGGTGCTGAGCACGCTGGTGGGCCTGGGCATGCTCATCTCGACGATCGCGCTTTCCCGCCCCGCGCTGGACGAGGCACACCGGCTGACGTGGTCCCTGTTCCGGATCATGGTCCCGTACCTGCTGTTCATTTGCATGGCCGCGGTTTCGATGGGAGCGCTGAATGCATTCGATCGATTCGCGGTTCCGGCGGCCACCCCGTGGGTGCTCAATCTCGTGGAAATTGCGACGTTGTTGTGGATCTGCCCCCGGCTGGGGCCACGGCCGGAACAACAGGTGTACGGTGTTGCGTGGAGCGTGGTGGTGGCAGGCGTGCTGCAGTGGGGGATTCAGGTGCCACAGCTGCTCCAACTGGGCGCGGATCTGCGGCCCGGCCTCGACCGGCGGGATCCCCGGCTGCTGCGGGTGCTGGCGCTGATGGCACCGGCAGCGATCGGCCGCGCCGTGTCGCAGTTCAACGTGTTCTTCGCCACGATGCTCGCCGCCGCGATCGGACGTTGGGCCGCCGCTGCGCTCTATTTCAGCGAGCGCCTGATCTACCTGCCGCAGGGCGTCTTCGCGACCGCGCTGGGCACCGTGCTGCTGCCGCATTTCTCCCGCCACGGTGCCCGGCACGATCTCGACGGCCTTCGCCGGGCGGTGAGCGACGCGATCCGTCTGATCCTCTTCGGCATGCTGCCCGCCGCCACCGGCTTGTTCGTACTCGCCGAGCCGATCGTTCGAATGAGCTTCGAGTGGCGGCAGTTCGACGCGCACTCGACCCTTCTCACCGTCCGATGCCTGCGCGTGTACTGTTTCGGGCTGGTGTTCTTCGGCCTCGGCAAAGTGGTGGTGCCCGCCTTTTACGGTATGCAGGACACCCGCACACCGGTGCGCGTCGGCGTCTTCGCCGTGATGATGAATCTGCTGATGAGCCTCACGTTTCGCGCCACTTGGCCGGCGGAATGGCGCCACGCGGGGCTAGCCTTCTCGGTGGTCGCGTCCGAGGCGCTGAACGTGCTGGTCCTGGCCGCGATTCTTGAACGGCGCATCGGAGCTGCGGACTGGCTGGCCATCGGCCGCAGCGTTGCGCGGATCATCGCGGCCTGCGCGGTGCTCGCGGGCGCCGCGGTCGCCGCGAACGCGGCCGTGTCCGGCCAGCTCGCGCGCGCCGCAGCACCCGCAAAGCTGGCGCAGGTGGGTGGCGTGCTCGCAGCCCTGGCCGCAGGCGCCGGCGCCTATGTCGGGATGGCCCGTGCCCTCCGCATGCCCGAATGGCGCGACATGATCGCCGCCTTCCGCAGCCGTCGCGCCACGCCGATCGCGGAAATCTAG
- a CDS encoding AsmA-like C-terminal region-containing protein, producing MNSPAKLRFKRRPHAGTAVALALAVLMLCFDRFGLPGSWLTPLWRGERSPLQLRVRRLRLGPFSGLRAAGVSAHLSLPAGKIRVQAEEFRLRPRWADWLRGRTGAIEGGLLRGQVVWEPPNPELLPVRLDELQLRLTRPHDQPLHMEASARWNQTLVRFDAVVTGALPTRLHTASAAQHPAPAAGSPDHRRWMNPPIPQGSGVLVLSAIASATALTDARLEFRGEGTDLHWAGRGWQHWRINGRFDAEGLCLADFHLSADGDELHIRGRWPGQRRPPEFAVTAQMSPAAIRAAPWPEAWTAILRRWNVEALEPIHASVTVGPRPDGSVGLHTVHIERGTFSVLGIPVRQVRADLCTDNTIWRLRRLLAVVGEHGDGGPLALEAEYEPATRRYCVRADAAFDPSVILPVLPADLAIQVGAYRSLGPPPRLRIEARGQLDEPPSTELSGEICAEEFSWNGAYLSRAAAQLQLQAGVLRLEDVILSRPDGHLVGRIEQDLQRRRVRVAARGVFPIPVLARLGGPRPHLFASQFRFGGTARVAALGQVDYGQQDDNWGELHIEADHIGYGWLDLDQVVLDAELAGRDVQIPRLSAKTVGGVLRGSAHLRLPDAADIPAAYALEMAGTDLDFAELLRALTDRNAQTQRGRLSASLSLAGRIGRGQGRTATGQGHIRIRRGQLLDIPVFGGLSQYLSSLVPGLGFVSQGDFRASFQIRDGYVETERAELRGEILSLDGVGRYYFDRRLQFRVEARLLRGGAVADLVRMLTSPVTRLLEFDLRGTLDQPEWAPRNLPGL from the coding sequence GTGAATTCGCCGGCGAAACTCCGGTTCAAACGCCGACCCCACGCCGGAACGGCGGTCGCGCTGGCGCTCGCGGTATTGATGCTGTGCTTTGACCGCTTCGGCCTCCCTGGCAGCTGGTTGACTCCGCTCTGGCGCGGCGAGCGCAGCCCGCTCCAGCTGCGCGTTCGCCGGCTCAGGCTCGGGCCGTTCTCCGGCCTGCGCGCTGCGGGGGTGTCGGCGCACCTCTCCCTGCCGGCCGGCAAGATCCGGGTGCAGGCCGAAGAGTTTCGCCTTCGCCCTCGCTGGGCGGACTGGCTCCGGGGCCGCACCGGTGCGATCGAGGGTGGACTCCTCCGCGGCCAGGTCGTTTGGGAGCCGCCCAACCCCGAGCTGCTTCCCGTCCGCCTGGACGAGCTCCAGCTGCGCCTCACACGCCCGCACGACCAGCCGCTCCACATGGAGGCCTCCGCACGATGGAATCAGACACTGGTCCGCTTTGATGCGGTCGTCACTGGCGCCCTCCCCACGAGGCTTCACACCGCATCCGCAGCCCAGCACCCCGCGCCCGCCGCCGGCTCTCCGGACCACCGCCGCTGGATGAACCCGCCGATTCCGCAGGGCTCCGGTGTGCTGGTGCTGTCCGCCATCGCGTCCGCCACCGCATTGACGGATGCGAGGCTCGAATTTCGCGGCGAGGGTACCGATCTGCACTGGGCAGGACGAGGCTGGCAACATTGGCGAATCAACGGTCGTTTCGATGCGGAAGGCCTGTGCCTTGCGGATTTCCACCTCTCCGCCGACGGCGATGAGCTGCACATCCGCGGCCGCTGGCCCGGCCAGCGCCGCCCACCCGAGTTCGCGGTCACCGCGCAGATGTCACCGGCCGCGATCCGCGCGGCGCCGTGGCCGGAGGCGTGGACCGCGATTCTCCGGCGCTGGAATGTCGAAGCGCTCGAGCCCATCCACGCCAGCGTCACGGTCGGTCCGCGACCGGACGGGTCGGTCGGTCTCCACACTGTTCACATCGAACGCGGGACGTTCTCCGTTCTCGGCATACCGGTGCGCCAGGTCCGCGCCGACCTGTGCACGGACAATACGATCTGGCGGCTGCGTCGGTTGCTCGCGGTAGTCGGCGAACATGGCGACGGCGGGCCGCTGGCTCTCGAGGCCGAGTACGAGCCGGCCACCCGCCGCTACTGCGTCCGCGCAGACGCCGCCTTCGACCCTTCGGTGATCCTGCCGGTCCTGCCCGCGGACCTCGCCATCCAGGTGGGCGCTTACCGATCGCTCGGTCCTCCTCCACGCCTGAGGATTGAAGCACGCGGGCAACTCGATGAGCCACCCTCAACGGAACTTTCAGGGGAGATTTGCGCAGAAGAGTTTAGCTGGAACGGCGCATATCTATCCCGCGCCGCCGCGCAGCTTCAGCTGCAGGCGGGCGTGCTGCGGCTTGAGGACGTGATCCTGTCGCGTCCAGATGGACACCTCGTCGGGCGGATCGAGCAGGACCTGCAGCGCCGTCGCGTGCGCGTCGCCGCCCGGGGAGTGTTTCCGATTCCAGTGCTCGCGCGGCTCGGAGGTCCGCGGCCTCACCTGTTCGCCTCCCAGTTTCGTTTCGGCGGCACCGCGAGAGTCGCCGCGCTCGGCCAGGTGGACTACGGCCAGCAGGACGACAACTGGGGGGAACTCCATATCGAAGCGGACCACATCGGCTACGGCTGGCTGGACCTCGATCAGGTGGTTCTCGACGCCGAATTGGCCGGGCGTGATGTTCAGATTCCGCGGCTGTCGGCCAAAACCGTTGGCGGTGTGCTTCGCGGCAGTGCGCATCTGCGGCTGCCGGACGCCGCCGACATCCCCGCGGCGTACGCGCTCGAGATGGCAGGGACGGACCTCGACTTCGCCGAACTGCTCCGCGCGCTCACCGACCGCAACGCGCAAACGCAGCGCGGTCGTCTGTCTGCTTCGCTGAGCCTGGCCGGCCGTATCGGCCGTGGGCAGGGCCGAACCGCGACCGGCCAGGGTCACATCCGCATCCGCCGAGGCCAGCTGCTCGATATTCCTGTCTTCGGCGGCCTCTCGCAGTACCTGTCCTCCCTCGTGCCGGGTCTGGGTTTCGTTTCGCAGGGCGATTTCCGCGCGAGTTTCCAGATCCGCGACGGCTACGTCGAGACCGAACGTGCGGAACTGCGAGGCGAGATCCTGTCGCTCGACGGTGTTGGCCGCTACTATTTTGACCGACGGCTGCAGTTCCGGGTCGAAGCACGGCTGCTGCGCGGCGGCGCGGTTGCGGATCTGGTGCGCATGCTCACCTCGCCCGTCACCCGACTGCTTGAGTTCGACCTCCGCGGCACTCTCGACCAACCCGAGTGGGCACCGCGCAATCTGCCCGGTCTCTGA